A stretch of Fusarium poae strain DAOMC 252244 chromosome 2, whole genome shotgun sequence DNA encodes these proteins:
- a CDS encoding hypothetical protein (CAZy:CE10), producing MTSSSPFSSLKGYTSKTIPYKSGPDGDILLDVVYPEETDGLPSTIVGDRYSYMPYWLINAAVARKWIFVTPDYRLIPESTAHASLDDTVDAYNWVRSSLPEAIDRRVGSVLVAGSSAGGYLALSTASAVKQKPEGLLLIYGMLDAAGSRYITPGTNIWGAPPFDTSSVLNKFPKKKDNEDRKPISGYPPPENFQEDPRFSVASALHIDALFPDYMTGIDGLSRDIANKGIDAIPEEHRRLHPLSFGKLSEIPRTYLLHGKNDSAVTVDCSVVAQQKLRDVGVEVVGDFPEDAEHGFDGRVGNIDVEKVDADGVDNVESLRNAIHFLESSIKN from the exons atgacttcttcttcaccaTTCTCAAGCCTCAAAGGCTACACTTCCAAAACAATCCCCTACAAATCAGGACCCGATGGTGATATCCTTCTCGATGTCGTTTACCCTGAGGAGACGGACGGTCTTCCGAGTACT ATCGTCGGAGATAGATACAGTTACATGCCATACTGGCTTATTAACGCAGCTGTCGCGCGTAAATGGATTTTCGTTACTCCAGACTATCGACTTATTCCAGAATCCACGGCTCATGCATCTTTGGATGACACTGTTGACGCGTACAATTGGGTACGCTCTTCACTCCCAGAAGCAATTGACCGCCGTGTCGGCTCAGTTTTGGTAGCTGGCTCCAGTGCGGGTGGTTACCTCGCGTTATCTACCGCAAGTGCTGTCAAGCAGAAACCAGAAGGGCTTCTTCTCATATACGGGATGCTGGATGCTGCTGGCTCACGATATATTACACCTGGCACAAACATCTGGGGAGCGCCTCCCTTTGATACATCGTCTGTGCTTAACAAGTttcccaagaagaaggacaacGAAGATCGAAAGCCAATCTCGGGATACCCGCCACCTGAGAACTTCCAAGAGGATCCTAGATTCTCCGTAGCCTCTGCACTGCATATCGACGCATTGTTCCCAGATTACATGACCGGCATTGATGGCCTCAGTCGCGATATTGCCAATAAGGGCATAGATGCCATCCCTGAAGAACACCGTCGCCTGCACCCTCTTTCTTTCGGCAAACTCAGTGAGATTCCACGCACTTACCTGTTGCACGGCAAGAATGATTCTGCTGTGACTGTCGATTGCAGTGTAGTAGCTCAACAGAAGCTTCGTGATGTGGGTGTCGAGGTTGTGGGAGATTTCCCTGAAGATGCGGAGCATGGGTTTGATGGCAGGGTTGGCAATATCGATGTCGAGAAGGTGGACGCGGATGGAGTGGACAACGTCGAAAGTTTGAGAAACGCCATTCACTTTCTGGAGTCTtcaattaagaattaa